A genomic segment from Etheostoma spectabile isolate EspeVRDwgs_2016 chromosome 11, UIUC_Espe_1.0, whole genome shotgun sequence encodes:
- the uchl3 gene encoding ubiquitin carboxyl-terminal hydrolase isozyme L3 produces MDSPRWLPLESNPEVMTKFVNCLGMKPTWQFGDVYGLDPELLSMVPRPVCAVLLLFPVTEKYEAFKQEEEEKLKGQEQEVSPDVYFIKQTIGNACGTIGLIHAVANNQAHLDFEPDSALKKFIEQTSKMTSEERATFLEKDESIRVTHESSAQEGQTEAPSLDEKVNLHFIAFVNVAGQLYELDGRKPFPIVHGKTSQDTFLEDAVEVCKVFMARDPQELRFTIIALSKDAY; encoded by the exons ATGGATAGTCCACGCTGGTTGCCCCTAGAGTCGAATCCAGAA GTCATGACTAAG TTTGTCAATTGCTTGGGTATGAAACCAACCTGGCAATTTGGAGATGTATATGGATTGGATCCAGAGCTCCTCAGCATGGTACCAAGACCAGTGTGTGCAGTGCTACTTCTCTTCCCAGTGACAGAGAAG TATGAGGCATTCAagcaagaagaggaagagaaactCAAGGGTCAGGAACAGGAGGTCTCTCCTGACGTCTACTTCATCAAGCAAACTATTGGAAACGCCTGTGGAACGATAGGATTAATTCATGCAGTGGCAAACAACCAGGCTCACCTGGACTTTG AGCCCGATTCTGCTCTTAAGAAGTTTATTGAGCAAACCTCTAAAATGACCTCAGAGGAAAGGGCCACTTTTCTGGAAAAAGATGAG AGTATACGTGTTACACATGAATCCAGTGCACAGGAGGGACAGACCGAG GCCCCAAGTTTAGACGAGAAAGTGAATCTGCATTTTATAGCTTTTGTAAATGTTGCAGGACAGTTATATGAACTAG ATGGAAGAAAGCCTTTCCCTATTGTTCATGGAAAAACTTCACAAGATACTTTCCTCGAG GATGCCGTTGAAGTTTGTAAGGTCTTCATGGCTCGCGACCCTCAGGAGCTTCGTTTCACCATCATTGCCCTTTCTAAAGATGCATACTGA
- the commd6 gene encoding COMM domain-containing protein 6 isoform X2: MPAAEESHGVNKVVDNICKLSPDVLAEACQHILTYLQGQTKGVDSAEISKFQRAGVRLDHEALQNIIRFLLLTFRSAGKSNLSGDDLVSRLEEGSKKWPKASLQVLHRLWSEHGALVHAQQQVQAMLSISQLVDMQWKLGMAVSSDTCRSLNSPYVSLLLKIAEPSGQICQRSFEMTIPQFQNFHKQFKEMAAVMETV; the protein is encoded by the exons ATGCCAGCAGCAGAGGAATCGCATG GTGTCAACAAAGTTGTGGACAACATCTGTAAGCTTTCTCCAGATGTGTTGGCTGAAGCA TGTCAGCACATTCTGACATATCTTCAAGGACAAACTAAAGGAGTAGATTCAGCTGAAATTTCT AAATTTCAAAGAGCTGGAGTCAGACTTGACCATGAAGCTCTACAGAACATTATCAGATTTCTCCTGTTAACATTCAG GTCAGCTGGGAAGAGCAACCTCTCTGGGGATGACCTTGTGTCCAGGCTAGAAGAAGGCAGTAAAAAGTGGCCCAAAGCTTCCCTTCAGGTGTTGCATAGGTTGTGGAGTGAACATGGTGCATTAGTCCATGCTCAGCAGCAGGTCCAGGCCATGCTCAGCATCAGCCAG TTAGTGGACATGCAGTGGAAGCTCGGCATGGCAGTGAGCTCCGACACCTGCCGGTCTCTCAACTCCCCGTACGTGTCCCTACTGCTAAAGATCGCTGAGCCCTCCGGGCAGATTTGTCAGAGGTCTTTTGAAATGACCATTCCACAGTTCCAG AACTTTCACAAGCAGTTCAAGGAGATGGCAGCCGTTATGGAGACTGTGTGA
- the commd6 gene encoding COMM domain-containing protein 6 isoform X1, with protein sequence MPAAEESHGVNKVVDNICKLSPDVLAEACQHILTYLQGQTKGVDSAEISQKFQRAGVRLDHEALQNIIRFLLLTFRSAGKSNLSGDDLVSRLEEGSKKWPKASLQVLHRLWSEHGALVHAQQQVQAMLSISQLVDMQWKLGMAVSSDTCRSLNSPYVSLLLKIAEPSGQICQRSFEMTIPQFQNFHKQFKEMAAVMETV encoded by the exons ATGCCAGCAGCAGAGGAATCGCATG GTGTCAACAAAGTTGTGGACAACATCTGTAAGCTTTCTCCAGATGTGTTGGCTGAAGCA TGTCAGCACATTCTGACATATCTTCAAGGACAAACTAAAGGAGTAGATTCAGCTGAAATTTCT caGAAATTTCAAAGAGCTGGAGTCAGACTTGACCATGAAGCTCTACAGAACATTATCAGATTTCTCCTGTTAACATTCAG GTCAGCTGGGAAGAGCAACCTCTCTGGGGATGACCTTGTGTCCAGGCTAGAAGAAGGCAGTAAAAAGTGGCCCAAAGCTTCCCTTCAGGTGTTGCATAGGTTGTGGAGTGAACATGGTGCATTAGTCCATGCTCAGCAGCAGGTCCAGGCCATGCTCAGCATCAGCCAG TTAGTGGACATGCAGTGGAAGCTCGGCATGGCAGTGAGCTCCGACACCTGCCGGTCTCTCAACTCCCCGTACGTGTCCCTACTGCTAAAGATCGCTGAGCCCTCCGGGCAGATTTGTCAGAGGTCTTTTGAAATGACCATTCCACAGTTCCAG AACTTTCACAAGCAGTTCAAGGAGATGGCAGCCGTTATGGAGACTGTGTGA